ACATTCAGAAAAGATATAAGCCGTCAAATTTTGACGGCTTATATCTTTTCTGAATTAAATGATTAGCTTTGCAAAAAGCTAATAATAATGAACAAATACTTCTCCATACTTTTCTTGAGCTTAGTATCGCTTATGAAAGCTCAGGAATGGAAATTTTTAACTCCTGTAAAAGGGTATTCAATAATCAAAAGTTTAGAAGTTACTCCCAATCAAACTCTATACATTGTAGACAAAGACAAGGCTGCCTCTTCATCCAGAGATGGCGGAATTACGTGGCGAAAACTTTTCAGATCTGGATGCTTAGACATTCAAATGCTTAATGATAATGTAGGTTTCGTTTTAAAAGATTATCAGATTTTTAAAACTACAGATGCTTTTGCTACCTCCACACCGTACCCTGTAAGTGGTGATTTCTTGAAAAACATGTATTTTGTTAATGAATCTGTTGGTTTTGTCTGTGGTAGTACAGGTGTAATTTATAAAACAACAAATGGAGGAGCGAGCTTCACCTCCGTATCTCTTTCTATCAATACAACCTTAAATGATGTTTTCTTTATCAATCCGAATATAGGATTCGTATCTGGAGAGAACGGAACGTTATATAAAACGACCAATCAAGGAGCAACATGGATCCCAACTCCTCTAAATACAACCGGAATTGACAAAATCCTTTTCATTAATGATAATGAAGGTTATATAACAGGAAATAACGGTGGAATTTTCAAAACAACAGACCAAGGAAACAGCTGGACAGCTTTAACCACCAATACCCAATATCGTTTGTTTGATATTAAATACAATGCTGGAAAATTGTATGCCGTAGGCCAAGATAACAGGTTATTAAAATCTTCAGATATGGGACAGACCTGGACACAGCAAAGACTGATTGACGCCTTCCCCTATAACAGTCTCTATTCTATAGGGTTTGTAAATGGTAATATTTTGGTAGGCGGTGATGCTAATATTTATAAATCTACCAATGGTACAAACTGGACTATCCAGGTGCCCGGTATATATCAATCTAACTTGAAAAACATATCTTTCGGTAATGATGACAAAGGAGTTATCGTAGGAAATCAAACTGGCTATAGTGTAGTATATTATACTGAAAATGGAGGGTACAACTGGACCAACAAAAAAGCAACCTTCACTCTGGATGCTTTCAAAGGTGCACATATAAGAGAAAATGGCAAAGGAGTCCTTATTGGTAACGGAAACCATTCTTTCACATCAGATTTTGGTAAGACGTGGGATAATTCAAACATAATCAATCATCCCACATTTGTATCTCCTTACTGGCTTAAAAGTAATGGTGATGTCTTACTAGGAACTGCATCCCCCTATGTTTCACCCAATAATGGAATACACCTATTTACAACATCCAATACCTCTTATTTTACTCTAACTGATAAGGTTGAAACAATCCAATTTTATAATGATATGATTGGCTATGCCGGAACATACCAAAAGCTTTATAAAACAACAGACGGCGGAATAACCTGGAATATCATTTACACCGTACCAACATCAATAACTTATATCAATATTATTAATATAAACAAGATACAGATAGGCACAAATAATAACATGCATTATATTAGTAGTAATGCTGGTTCTACCTGGACCGAAAATACAGATGATGATCAATATCATTATATTAATGAACTTATAGGCTATCGTATAGATTCTGGTTGGGACATATACAGGACAGCAGACGGAGGCCTAACATCACAACTTGTTGTTCCGAGTACTAACTATTTTAATTCTAACCTGGCAACAATTAATGACATAAAATTTTTTAAAAATAAAATTATTGCTGTTGGAACAACTTCAGATATTTTCATTGTGGAATTCCCTGATCAAGCTCTTGGAACCAATGAAAATGAAAAAACAAAAGACAGTCCAAATAATCAGATATATCCTAATCCTACTACATCTTCAGTGTTATTTAAAACGCCAGTAGCCTTAGATAAAGTTCAGGTTTATGATACTCAGGGAAAAATAATGACATTTACAAAAGAGAATAACGGAATTAATATCTCACAACTGAAACCCGGAGTTTACTTTGTGAAATTTGAATCCAATGGAAAATGGTTCACCCAAAAAATAATAAAAAATTAAA
This Chryseobacterium sp. G0162 DNA region includes the following protein-coding sequences:
- a CDS encoding YCF48-related protein; the encoded protein is MNKYFSILFLSLVSLMKAQEWKFLTPVKGYSIIKSLEVTPNQTLYIVDKDKAASSSRDGGITWRKLFRSGCLDIQMLNDNVGFVLKDYQIFKTTDAFATSTPYPVSGDFLKNMYFVNESVGFVCGSTGVIYKTTNGGASFTSVSLSINTTLNDVFFINPNIGFVSGENGTLYKTTNQGATWIPTPLNTTGIDKILFINDNEGYITGNNGGIFKTTDQGNSWTALTTNTQYRLFDIKYNAGKLYAVGQDNRLLKSSDMGQTWTQQRLIDAFPYNSLYSIGFVNGNILVGGDANIYKSTNGTNWTIQVPGIYQSNLKNISFGNDDKGVIVGNQTGYSVVYYTENGGYNWTNKKATFTLDAFKGAHIRENGKGVLIGNGNHSFTSDFGKTWDNSNIINHPTFVSPYWLKSNGDVLLGTASPYVSPNNGIHLFTTSNTSYFTLTDKVETIQFYNDMIGYAGTYQKLYKTTDGGITWNIIYTVPTSITYINIININKIQIGTNNNMHYISSNAGSTWTENTDDDQYHYINELIGYRIDSGWDIYRTADGGLTSQLVVPSTNYFNSNLATINDIKFFKNKIIAVGTTSDIFIVEFPDQALGTNENEKTKDSPNNQIYPNPTTSSVLFKTPVALDKVQVYDTQGKIMTFTKENNGINISQLKPGVYFVKFESNGKWFTQKIIKN